A stretch of DNA from Enterococcus gilvus ATCC BAA-350:
TCCTAACGGTGATGAAGAACAGCCAAATGAAGAGGGGCTTAAATTTTATGAGGACTTATTTAAAGAGTGTCATAAATATGGGATCGAGCCACTAGTAACGATCACTCATTTTGATTGTCCTATTCACTTGATCAAGGAGTACGGTGGCTGGCGAAATCGTAAAATGATTGATTTTTATGAAAAATTGGTACGAGTATTATTTGATCGTTATAAGGGGTTAGTAAAATATTGGTTGACTTTCAATGAAATCAATATGATTTTACATGCACCGTTCTTAGGAGCCGGTTTAGTTTTTGAAGAAGGCGAAAATCAAGAGCAAGTAAAGTATCAAGCAGCCCACCATGAGTTAGTAGCCAGTGCACTAGCTACGAAAATTGCCCATGAAGTGGATCCAGAAAATCAAGTAGGCTGTATGTTAGCTGCTGGTAGTTACTATCCGTATAGTTGCAACCCTAAAGATGTCTGGGAATCGGTGAAAGGAAATCGCGGCAATTACTTCTTGATCGATGTGCAGTCGAGGGGTGCTTACCCGCCATATGCCCTAAAAGAATTAGAACATAAGGGTGTAGTTATCGAAATGGAAGCCGGGGATTCAGATATATTGAAAGACAATACAGTGGATTTTATTTCTTTTTCTTATTATGCTTCTCGAGTAGCTGCGGATGAGAATTCTGGGGTTGAAAAAACAGCAGGGAATCTTTTTCCAACTATTAAAAATCCATATTTGGAAACGTCAGAGTGGGGCTGGCAAATTGATCCTCTAGGTTTACGAATTACAATGAATGACTTGTTTGATCGCTATCAAAAGCCATTATTTATCGTGGAGAATGGGTTAGGTGCTGTCGATGAAGTGATGGATGATGGTACCATTAACGATGATTATCGAATCTCTTATTTGAAAGCCCATCTTCAGGCAATGAAAAATGCTGTTGAAGAAGATGGTGTCGACCTGATGGGTTACACTTCTTGGGGCTGTATCGATTTAGTATCAGCAGGCACAGGCGAAATGAAAAAACGCTATGGTTTCATTTATGTTGATCGAGATAATGAAGGCAAGGGCACGTTGAAACGTAGTCGTAAAAAATCTTTCGAGTGGTACAAGCAAGTCATCGCTTCCAACGGTGAAAACTTAGATTAAGCGATGATGTCAGCCAAGAGATAAAATTGTCAAAAGTAGTTACTAAAAAAATATTAGTATTTTTAATAACGAGATGTAGAAAATAGCTGAGACAATTATTATGAAGGGGAAAAACCGCTCATAATAATTGTCTCATTTAGTGATTTTGAGAAAGATTTGACCTAGGGAAGAGTATATACAGTACGTTGCTTTCCCACCAGCAAATCATCAGGAATAAAAATTAGGAGAAATTATAAATGAGTCATTTTCAGAGTTTATTTTTGTTTAACAAAAGTAAGGATACTTTTTTTCGCCCGTTAGGCTCGGGATTGTCAATTGCCATTCCGATACTGCTTTCCTTTTTTCTAAAGGACATTCAAGTTGCTTCATTAGGTGTAATGGGGTCATTTGCGTATTTGTCCTTTCAAAGGAGATCCGTTTTATATAATGTTCAAGCAATTTGTGTGCATGGAATTCTATTATTTCTTTCTTTTTCATTAGGGCTGTATGCGGCCTCTATTTCTTGGGCAATTCCTCTCATTATCAGTGTTATTTCTTTTACAGCATTTATACTAACGAAAATGTATCAAATCCCTAAACCCAGTTATTCTTTCATCATTATGCTATTTGCTACAGGAATTACGTTACCTGAGACACATCATGTAGTGCAAACCAGCTATTATTTACTTTTTGGAATTGTTGGAGCCATTATCTCTGGTCTTTTGGTTTGTTTCATCGAGAGGCTACCGTTAAAGACGAGTGTTAACCCCCACGAGAGACTGAGTTTCAAAGATAAATATTATGTGACTATTTATGAGTTTCCAGATTTGTTTATTAAAGCCATCAATTTTTCGACGATTCTTTTTTTAACGGCCTATATTTCATATTTATTAAGAGATTATAGTGGTCAATGGATACTAATATCTGCCTCTTCCGTACTTGCTGGAGAATATACACAGAAAATAAAAGAACGCTCACTCCACCGAATTATTGGGACAATCCTTGGACTAATGGTCGGGTTTTTATTGATTGCTCTTGATTTTCCAAACTTTGTCAATCTTATATTATTGATTCCTTTAAACATTGGTGTTGAGTACTTCATGTCACGTAATTACGCTGTTGCCAATGTATTCATTAATCCGCAAGTCCTTCTTTTAGTCAGTTTAGTATCAACGACAGACAAATATAATTTTGTTTATTATCGTTTTATCAGCTTAATTATAGGGGTTAGCCTGACAATTGTCTTAGTCCTCATTTTCGACTACAGCTTGAAAATCTTTAGAAGGGATTATTAAGAACGATTGACTACGAAAAGGAACTTTAGTAACTATCAAAGGGAGTGGACATAGTATAGAAAGCTTTTCAAAAATATTTATTACTTATAGATAACTCATGCGAATAGTTTAATAGATAAATCCAGTCTTTGAGGAAACACTCTAAAAGCGGATGCCCAATTGCTTCAGCCATGATAGGAGACTTGGGATAACCAATTTTACATAATTGATACTTTGTATGACCTCTAAGGAATGGATGTTTTATTATTTTTAGCTTTCGTTTCAACTTAAAGAAGAGTAGCTGCAAATCAGAGTCCATGCTCAATATAAGAGAGTGGGATCTGATTTTTTTGTTTTCTAATTTCGCACAAAATTAACTGAATTGATTTTTCACCACTAGCTTTCCTGTTGATAGTTCTACGTAAAATGAGCATTAACGTTGACAAGTGTAAACGTTAATTATAAATTAAATGAAACAGATTACAGTTGTAAACGAAAAAAGAAAAAAACTAGACAGATAAGGGAGAAAATAGATGGTAAAAATAGCAGTGGTCGGGGGTCACGGCCAGGTCGGGCAAGGAATCGTCAGGGAATTAACGAGTCAAGGACATTCTGTTGTTTTGATGGGAAGAAATGTACAGAAGATGGAGGCATTCGCAGAACTTTTTTCACCTGTTTTAGAGCAGCGTGAAGTAGACCTGACCATAGCGGTCAGTCCTGAAGCACTAGCAGATCTTGATATGGTAATTGTTTGTTTGGATCAAACAGACACGCGATTTATCGAACAGTGCCAACAATTAGGCATTGATTATTTAGATATCAGTGCAAATAGTGATTTTTTGAAGAAAGTTGATTCACTGCCTACTCCTAAAAAAAGCACGTGAGTCCTTGGGGTAGGTTTGGCACCCGGCATTACCAATTTGGCCGCCGCTGCTTATGTTCAAAGAGAACCGGTAGCTCAAACGATAGTAATTGATGTCCTTTTAGGAATAGGCGATCGACATGGGGAAGCAGCAGTAAAATGGACCTTTGAGCAGTTGAAACGTACGTATGTACATCCTCAGTGGTCACCAACAACTGAAAACTTTGTCTATGGTCGAAAGACGGATTTCGGACCGTCGCTTGGGACACGCCGCAGTGCCAATTTTGATTTTGCCGATCAGCATATGCTTTTTGCGGCAGATCCTTCGCGCAAGTACGCAACATTTCTTGGTTTCGATCAAAATTGGTTGACGGCATTGTTACAAATAATAAAAAAAGCGGGACTAGCAAAGCTTTTTAAAAATCCAAGGGTATTAAAGAGCCTCGTATGGTTTATGCAGCGGGGAATGGTCGGGGATCGTTCATTCGTTGTAAAAGTATCCAATGGGCACGTTGAAGATCCTAAAAAGATCGTTCTTTTCGGGGAAGAAGAAGCAAAAATGACGGCAGAAATCGCGGTATTTGCGGTGAATAAACTTCTACAAGGAACCTTACCCAATGGGCATTATCACTTAACGGACGTAACGACTTTGTCAGAAATACTGGCGCAGCTGCCCCGGTTGTCGATTCCAGCATAAATTAAAAAGAGCGGATGTGTTATACATTCGCTTTTTTCGGTTTTTCATTCTGATCCAATGACGACTCAGGTTGCTATAAAATTTCACGATATACCCGTTCAACATTCTTATGGAAAATCTGTTCACGCGCACTAGAAGAAACGCCTGCTGCACGTAACCCATCATCAAGTTTTTCAATCGATCGGACATCGGGCAACTGAGGATTTTCTTCAATACCATCAAAATCGGTCCCTATTCCTACGCATTCAATGCCACCAACTTTGATAAAATGTTCGATATGATGAACGATTCCTTCCACAAGGGACTGAGGGTTATCTGGTGATTGAATAAAGGATTCAAAAAAGTTTATGCCAATAACACCACCCCGAAGAGCGATGCCAGCGATCAATTCATCTGGTAAATTACGCGGATGATTGTGTATTGACCGTGCATTCGAATGACTGGCTACAAAAGGTTTCTTGGTGTATGTCAAAACATCCCGAACTAATTGGTCTGATCCGTGGGAGACATCGATGATCATTCCAAGTTCCTCCATGCGTTGTACAATGGCGATCCCTTGTTTTGTTAGTCCTTTTTGTTCAGAATCTAGTTTTTGTTGTTCATTGTCCCAGTAAATCGAATTAGGGAAGCCAATCTCATTCTTAAAATTCCAAGTGAGAGTTAACATTCGTACGCCCAAATCATAGAATTCCTGTAATCGATCTAATCGACCAGCAAGTGGCGCCCCCTCTTCCATAGTCAAAAGAGCACTTAAACGCTTCGCAGCGAGATTTTCTTCATAGTCTTCAATAGTAGAAATCGGTTGAATCAAATCGGTATTTCTTTTCATTTCGGTGTAATAACAAGCAATCATCTCTCGACACACACGATAAGGATCGTCTACTTCATCTAAAGGAACAAACATCGCAAAGTTCTGCAATTTCGTTGGACTTTCCTTCATACGGAGCAGATCAATTTGAAAGTTATTTTCTCTTAGGTTAGTTCCTGAGGATTGGTATATTTTCATGATCGTATCACAATGCATATCAATGACGTTCATTTTTTCTCCTTAATGAAAAAGCCTCCTATAATAGTTGCCTTTTCTCCGTTTATTTTTATTCATTTGAAGCAGGGATCATTTGCAGCTGCAATGACAGTATATTGAAAAGATGATAACAAGTATACGGAATCAGAGTCAATAGAAGAGCTGCTATTTACTGGAGGTTTTTAGCCATAAACGTTTTTATTCCAATACAAGAGCAGTGCAGTGCGTAGTTTATTTAAGCTTTTGATGTTTCGCAAATTTGTATTATCACTGAAGGGAGAGTCTGCGTACTTCTTGCTGTAAAAATGAGCAAACTAGCTAAAAGATATTGAGCATGATGCGTAGAATATAACCGAAGGCTCATCACTTTATTTTGTTCAGATGAACCAACCAGTCCGTCGAGCAACAGTGTAATTTTAAGGATTTTAAATATGACACTAACCAACCGTTAATGCTTTGTATCATGTGTTTTTGCTATCATATGATAACAAAATACTAATCATGGAAGGTTGCTTTTATGTTACTTTTTTTCATTCGCTTAACTCCTTATTTTTTCGGTGTTCTATTACTCGTGTATTTTTTTAAATTGATTATTCCTCAAGGAAAGATTCGCAGCTTGAACTCAGAGCAAGAACTGAGATTGAGAGAGAAGTACCCAGAAATGACGGAGAGTGACTTAAAAGCTCGTCGTTCTGAGATCAGTAGTTATTTATCTCACTACCTAATGAAAGGCTTCAAAAGATATATTTGGCTGAGTGCAGCGATTGGGGCGATTGTATTTTTGATAGCTGCGTTTGTCTTTTTGTTTATGATGGAGGGCTAAATTTTTGGTGTGTTGTACGCATTTGTGTTCTATTCAGCAGCGCTTTGTTATAAGTGTTATCCAAGCTACAAAGAACAAGCCGTTTTCTGGAAGGATTATTTAGAAAAAAATCCAGAAAATCCATTAAAAATCGATCCAGCTCCCGAAGATCCTCAGACGATTATGAAGTCGCAAGCCAAATTGCCAAAGTATGCATTTGCCGTCGCAAACTGTGCCATTTGTCTGACGCTTGCACTGAAAATAATCTCGGACGGCTACATTTTTTTCTAATGAAAGGTAGAGATAAGACGACAGTAGACTAAAATTTCAGATCATAGGTAGTGAAAAAAATCTACCTTCCGAAGTGCGGTACGTTTATCAAAAAAAGTGAGCTTTTTCTTTTGGTATAAACAAAGAACATAGGCAGGGAAATCTGATCATTGATCAAGATTTCTCTACCTTGTTTCTCTAAAAACCATTTGGATTTTTCGGATGTTATTCTTATTTTCAATTTTACGAAGAAGCTCATTGTTTGTTCAGTTTAGGTAGGGTAATAAGCTTTGAAAGAGCAGGGCGCTAGAGGCGGCACCTGGATCAATGTGTCCAATTGAACGTTCGCCCAAGTAAGAAGCCCGGCCTTTTTTTGCCTGCATATCTTTGGTTTGTCCTTTGGCGGCTTCGATATTGTTTTTGGACAGATCAGAATGTTTTAACTGTTCTACGACAGGCTGCCAAACATCTACCATCGTCTTATCGCCCGCCACTGCTTTGCCGCGTGCTTGAATCCCTGATAGTCCAGTCTCAAAAAGGTCTCCTAATTGCTTTTCGCTAGTAATTTCTGTGAGATCTTTTGAGGCTTTGGTTAGGTTCATAAAAGCGGAGCCATATAGTGGGCCAGAAGCACCGCCGACTTTTGAGATCAGCGCCATCGAAAGCACCTTGAAGGTCTCGGTGATCGTTTGTGGTTGTTTTGCTTCAAAGGCCTTTTGATATTCGCTCATCCCGCGATTCATATTGTTTCCGTGGTCGCCATCGCCGATTGGTGTGTCCAATTCGCTAAGGTAATCTTTGTTTTTCTCGATGGCTTCAGTATAATCTGACAACCATGCTTGAATTTCTTTTACTGTTACTAACATTTTGCTTACTCCTTTAGCTGTGTTTTTTTACCAAGAGATTGTTGTGACGGAGCTGTTCAAAGCCTTTTGCCAGTTTTCATCAGCCAAGTCGATGAACGTCAACGATATTCCTTGCATGTCAATCGAGGTCATGTAGTTTCCGACCTTGCGGAAAGCAACGTTGATTTTTTCTGCGTTCAGCAGATTCAAGACATCATGGATGAAGACGAATTGTTCCATCAAGGGTGTTCCGCCCATCCCATTGACCAAAATACCAAGTTTCTTTGGGCGTTGATCGTAGGTAGCGAGCAATTTGCTGACAAGTTCTTTCGCAAGTTCCTTTGAGGGTTGGAGTTTTTCGCGACGGTAACCGGGTTCACCATGAATGCCGACACCAAATTCGATCTCGTCATCCTCTAATGAAAACCCTGGTTTGCCAACTTCAGGTACTGTTGCTGCTTTTAATGCAACACCAATCGTCTTCGTCGCGGCAACGATGCGATCGCCCATTTCTTTCAATTCCGTCAAACTGGCACCGTTTTTTGCGGCGTTACCGAGTATTTTATGCACTAAAATGGTGCCGGCAACGCCACGTTTACCAGCCGTATAGGTACTATCTTCGACTGCGATGTCATCATCAACGACGACGATCTCGGTAGGAATATCGCTCATTTCGGCTAAATCTTTTGCCATTTCAAAGTTCAAAATATCGCCAGTGTAATTTTTGACGATCAATAGGACACCTTGCCCTTGGTCTGCTTCTTTAATCGCAATCTCAATCTGATCGGGGGTAGGAGAAGTGAAGACATCCCCTAAAACAGCCGCACTCAACATGCCATCGCCAACGAATCCTGCATGAGCGGGTTCATGGCCGCTTCCACCGCCAGAGACGAGACCGACTTGTTTAGCGGGCGCATTTTTCGCTACGACACGAGAATCCTCCACGCGGTGAACCAGACTAGGGTAGCTATTGACGATGCCGATCAACATTTCTTCGATAATCTCTTTTGGCTCATTGATGATTTTTTTCATATTATTCCCAACCTTTCCCAGGGGCATTTTTTGCTTCTATTAAAATATGCTCGATGTCGTCAGAGACGCTTGCAGTGATCCCGGCGGCGAAGGCACCTTCGACTAAAGGTGCATCGACGAGGATATATTTTGACTGTTGCTCGTCTTCTAACATATCGAAGGCCAATTCCGCACTTAAAACAGCACTGCCCAGATCAGAAAAAACGAAAAAGGTATCCACTTCAGCCGCTTCATTGACAGTATCAACGATCTTAGCTGGATCACTGCCCAGCTCACCTTCCGAGGTTCCGCCTAAAGAGAAGA
This window harbors:
- a CDS encoding 6-phospho-beta-glucosidase; this translates as MSFRKDFLWGGATAANQCEGGYNEGQRGLANVDVIPTGADRRKVITGQRKMLDFEDGYFYPAKEAIDMYHHYKEDIALFGEMGFKTYRLSIGWTRIFPNGDEEQPNEEGLKFYEDLFKECHKYGIEPLVTITHFDCPIHLIKEYGGWRNRKMIDFYEKLVRVLFDRYKGLVKYWLTFNEINMILHAPFLGAGLVFEEGENQEQVKYQAAHHELVASALATKIAHEVDPENQVGCMLAAGSYYPYSCNPKDVWESVKGNRGNYFLIDVQSRGAYPPYALKELEHKGVVIEMEAGDSDILKDNTVDFISFSYYASRVAADENSGVEKTAGNLFPTIKNPYLETSEWGWQIDPLGLRITMNDLFDRYQKPLFIVENGLGAVDEVMDDGTINDDYRISYLKAHLQAMKNAVEEDGVDLMGYTSWGCIDLVSAGTGEMKKRYGFIYVDRDNEGKGTLKRSRKKSFEWYKQVIASNGENLD
- a CDS encoding FUSC family protein — encoded protein: MSHFQSLFLFNKSKDTFFRPLGSGLSIAIPILLSFFLKDIQVASLGVMGSFAYLSFQRRSVLYNVQAICVHGILLFLSFSLGLYAASISWAIPLIISVISFTAFILTKMYQIPKPSYSFIIMLFATGITLPETHHVVQTSYYLLFGIVGAIISGLLVCFIERLPLKTSVNPHERLSFKDKYYVTIYEFPDLFIKAINFSTILFLTAYISYLLRDYSGQWILISASSVLAGEYTQKIKERSLHRIIGTILGLMVGFLLIALDFPNFVNLILLIPLNIGVEYFMSRNYAVANVFINPQVLLLVSLVSTTDKYNFVYYRFISLIIGVSLTIVLVLIFDYSLKIFRRDY
- a CDS encoding NAD(P)-binding domain-containing protein, which gives rise to MVKIAVVGGHGQVGQGIVRELTSQGHSVVLMGRNVQKMEAFAELFSPVLEQREVDLTIAVSPEALADLDMVIVCLDQTDTRFIEQCQQLGIDYLDISANSDFLKKVDSLPTPKKST
- a CDS encoding dipeptidase → MNVIDMHCDTIMKIYQSSGTNLRENNFQIDLLRMKESPTKLQNFAMFVPLDEVDDPYRVCREMIACYYTEMKRNTDLIQPISTIEDYEENLAAKRLSALLTMEEGAPLAGRLDRLQEFYDLGVRMLTLTWNFKNEIGFPNSIYWDNEQQKLDSEQKGLTKQGIAIVQRMEELGMIIDVSHGSDQLVRDVLTYTKKPFVASHSNARSIHNHPRNLPDELIAGIALRGGVIGINFFESFIQSPDNPQSLVEGIVHHIEHFIKVGGIECVGIGTDFDGIEENPQLPDVRSIEKLDDGLRAAGVSSSAREQIFHKNVERVYREIL
- the dhaL gene encoding dihydroxyacetone kinase subunit DhaL, producing MLVTVKEIQAWLSDYTEAIEKNKDYLSELDTPIGDGDHGNNMNRGMSEYQKAFEAKQPQTITETFKVLSMALISKVGGASGPLYGSAFMNLTKASKDLTEITSEKQLGDLFETGLSGIQARGKAVAGDKTMVDVWQPVVEQLKHSDLSKNNIEAAKGQTKDMQAKKGRASYLGERSIGHIDPGAASSALLFQSLLPYLN
- the dhaK gene encoding dihydroxyacetone kinase subunit DhaK — its product is MKKIINEPKEIIEEMLIGIVNSYPSLVHRVEDSRVVAKNAPAKQVGLVSGGGSGHEPAHAGFVGDGMLSAAVLGDVFTSPTPDQIEIAIKEADQGQGVLLIVKNYTGDILNFEMAKDLAEMSDIPTEIVVVDDDIAVEDSTYTAGKRGVAGTILVHKILGNAAKNGASLTELKEMGDRIVAATKTIGVALKAATVPEVGKPGFSLEDDEIEFGVGIHGEPGYRREKLQPSKELAKELVSKLLATYDQRPKKLGILVNGMGGTPLMEQFVFIHDVLNLLNAEKINVAFRKVGNYMTSIDMQGISLTFIDLADENWQKALNSSVTTISW
- the dhaM gene encoding dihydroxyacetone kinase phosphoryl donor subunit DhaM, which produces MKKAILLVSHSLKITDGIKEMIEQMAQSESLQIFSLGGTSEGELGSDPAKIVDTVNEAAEVDTFFVFSDLGSAVLSAELAFDMLEDEQQSKYILVDAPLVEGAFAAGITASVSDDIEHILIEAKNAPGKGWE